The genomic region CGACTGTCCCGAAGCCAGTGGCTCCAGCCGACGAGCCGCTTCCGGTTGCACCCGTCTGGTTGGTCGCGCCCTTGTCCCAGTAGGCGTCCGAGAGTGCTCCGTTGTTGTTCCCGACGAGTCCGCCGACAGTGCTCCCGCCCTCGACGCGTCCGCTGGCGTACACGCGCTTCACATCTCCGCTCGCTTCACCGACGAGGCCACCAACGTAGTCTCCCGAGCTATTGACATCACCGCGCGCGTACGAATCGGTGATAGAACCGCCATTCGTATCGCCGATGAGTCCACCAACGTAGTCACCATCAGTGGAGACGTCGCCTCGTGCATACGAGGTTTCGACTCTATCGCCATTCTGGTGGTAGCCGATTAGCCCGCCGACTCGCTGTCCCGTCGCGTCAACGTTACCGGTGGCCGAAGCATTCGTCAGGATGTAGTTTGCCGAATCATGGTGAAGTTCGCCGGCTAGTCCGCCGACTCGGCGACCGTTTCCGGAGGCACTGGAGATATTAACATTGCCGGTGGCAGAGACATTTGTCACGTCGGTCGCGTGTCGAAGCCTGCCAAAGAGTCCCCCGGCGTACGCGTACGTACCAGTGTTTGTTGTGACGACATCACCTGTGGCGTGTACATCAGAGACAGTAATCTGGTTAACAGACTCCGAAGTACCGACCAGTCCACCGACTTTCTGACCACTGGTCGATACGTTACCCGACGCTGAGACGTTCGTGATCGTCGCCGCTTGATTATGGCGGTGATCGCCGATCAGTCCGCCAACCCGGTCGCCAGACGTACTATTCACCTCGCCGCTGGCGGTCGACTCTCGGATGTTGCTGGCGTCCGTCTGTCCGAGTAACCCGCCGATATGATCTCCCCCACCCGACACGGTGCCGGTCGCGGTGGCATTTCTCACCACCTCACCGTTCTGGTGATACCCGATGAGCCCACCGACTCGCTGTCCTGTCGCGTCAACGTCACCAGTGGCCGAAGCGTTCGTCAGGATGTAGTTTGCCGAATCATGGTGAAGTTCGCCAAACAGTCCGCCGACTCGGCGACCGTAGGAATTATCTTGAGCGGAAACGTCACCGGTGGCGGAGACGTTTGTCACGTCGACGGCGTGTCGAAGTCGACCGAAGAGTCCCCCGGCGTACGAGTTTGTACCAGTCTCCGTTGCATTGATCTCACCCGTAGCGTGGGCATCAGAGACGGTGATCTGGTTGCCGGACTCCGAAGCACCGACCAGTCCACCGACTTTCTGACCCCCGGCCGACACGTTACCTGACGCTGAGACGCTCTCGATTGTCGCTGCCTGATTAGGGCGGTGTTCGCCGATCAGTCCGCCAACGTACCCGCCGGATGTGCTCGTCACGGTCCCACTAGCTGAGGAGTTGCTCACGCTCGCACTTACACGTCCGAACAGTCCGCCTGTGTAGTCGCCGTCACTGGCGACGTCACCAATCGCAGAGACGTTTTCAATTGTCTCACCGTTCGTATGATCGCCAATCAGTCCACCCGCGTAACCAGCGCCACCCGACACATCGCCAGTCGCGGTGGCGTCTCTCACCACCTCACCGTTCTGGTGGTAGCCGATGAGCCCGCCGACTCGCCGTCCCGTCGCGTCAACATCACCGGTGGCCGAGGCGTTCGTCAGGATGTAATTAGCTGAATCGTGGTGGAGTTGGCCAAACAGTCCGCCGACTTGGCGACCATAGGAGTTGTCTTGAGCCGAAACGTCACCGGTGGCGGAGACGTTTGTCACGTCGACAGCGTGTCGAAGTCGACCGAAGAGTCCCCCGACGTACGAGTTCGTGCCGGTCTCTGTCGCGTTGACGTCACCCGTAGCGTGGGCGTTAGAGATGGTAATCCGGTCGGTAGTCTCTGAGGTGCCGACCAGCCCACCGACCTTCTGGCCACTGGTTGATACGTTGCCTGACGCCGAGACGCTCTTGATTGTCGCCGCCTGATTGGGGCGGTGATCGCCGATCAGTCCACCAACCTTGTTGCCAGACGTGCTATTCACGTCACCGCTGGCGGACGACTCTCGGATGACGCTAGCGTCCGTCTCTCCGAGTAATCCGCCGACCCTCTTTCCCACAGTTGATACGTCGCCCGTTGCAGTAACGTTATTGATCGTCCTCCCTTTGTCGTGATACCCGATCAGCCCGCCGACGCGCTGTCCAGTTGTGTCAACATCGCCGCTTGCTGACGCGTTTGCAACGATATAATTAGCTTGATCGTGGTGGAGTTCGCCAAACAGTCCGCCAACTCGGCGACCGTTTCCGGGCGTACTGGAAGCGTTGACATCACCGGTAGCAGAGACGTCTGTCACGTCGGTCGCGTGTCGAAGCTCGCCAAAGAGCCCCCCGGCGTACGCGTACGTGCCAGTGTTTGTTGTGACGACATCACCTGTGGCGTGTACATCAGAGACAGTAATCTGGTTGCCAGACTCCGAGCTGCCGACCAATCCACCGACCCGGTTGCCGCTGCCCGACACGTTACCCGATGCCGAGACGTTCCTGATCGTCGCCGCCTGATTGGGATTGTGATTGCCGATCAATCCACCAACCCGGTCGCCGGACGTGCTCGTCACGTCGCCGCTGGCGGAGGCGTTGATGACGCCGGTCCGCGCCCGCCCGACGAGGCCGCCAGTGTAGCTGGTTCCGGTGACAGCCCCCGAGGCGTTCACGTCGGTCACCGGCGTCGAACTCTGGTGATCACCGATGAGCCCACCGGCGTACTGCCCGCTCGCGGTGACAGTCACGCTCGCGCTGACGTTGTTCACAGTCCCTCCAGACGTGACAGTCCCAACGACGCCACCGATTTCCCGGCGGCCCTCGACCGTCCCTGATACGGTGACGTTCTGGACAGTCCCAGCGCTTTCTCCGACCACCGCACCGATGTGTCTGTCACCGACGACCGAGACGTTCGTGAGAGCGAGGTTCCGAACCACACCACCCGATTCCAGTGTCCCGACGAACCCGAGCTCGTTTTTTGTAGTCGCACTCTGATCGATCGACAGGTTCGATATCGTGTGGCCGCCGCCGTCGAGCGAGCCACTAAATGCGGCACCGCTGTCGATGCCAAACAGCCCACCGATCGGCGCGAACCCTTTCCCGTGTTCGCTGGGCACGTTCCACGACCGCGTGGCCGAGGCGTCGAGGTCGGAGCCCAGCTGATAGTTGTATCCGCGCGTGGTGGCGTTTTTGTTGATCGCCTGTAGATCGACGAGCGAGTCGATGATGTACGGGTCCACCGTCGACCCGTTGCCGGCAAACGTGCCGGTCTGGATGGTACCGTTGACCTCGTGATCCCACGACGCCTGACTCCCGGCAATCGTCGTTGCGCTGGCGTTGTTCCCCAGCGAGTCTGTCATCGACACGATTACCTCCCGAGACAGCGCCGGGTTCGCCCCAACAGTCACATTCCCGGTGAAGTTCCCGTTGCCGGTGTCTGTCAGCGTGACGGAATCACTGTCGGCATCCAGTGCGGAGACGTCGGCCGTGGCAGTGGTGATTGAGCCGGCCTCGGACACGGTCGCGTTGATATCGAACGTATCTCCCTCCGACAGCGGCGCGGTGCCACCGGTCCGTGTGATCGTCACCGAATCGATACTTGGGGGTGAAGTGTCCACTGCGAGCGTGTTCGACCGGGTGCCGGTCACCTGCGTGCTGGCGTTCCAGGCGAGATAGCCGACAGTCGTAGGTGCGTGCCCATCTTTATCAATCGCTGCATCCTCTTCAACCCGAACGTCGACACTGTCTTTCGTGCGATCATCATAACGGAGATAGGCTGGTTGACCTCCACTGCTATCTTGCAGATCAGCAATAAATCCGGCAGGATGCGGGTCGTCGAAAGTGATTTTCTTAAGCTGGTTATTGACCCCGCTGATCTCGTCAGCAGTGAAGTTCGTCTCACCCAGCACTGAGTCGCCCTGTTCAATAGCGATGTACCCTATCGTCTCGGTCCCGTGTGCCGTCCCGTCGTTTCCGCTCGCTTCGTCTTCTTGAATAAACACGTCCAGCCCGTTCGAGTCGATGTTTTGATTTCGCGTGCTCACCGCGTCGGGATCGTTGAATGTCTGCGGTTGCGTAAATCCGATTGGCGTGCCGGATAATGACTGGTTAAACGCGACTGAATTGATCGTGCCTTCGCTCAGAGTTGTCGTCCCAGCGTCAACTTTTGTCCCGTCGTCGAGTTCTGTCGTGCCGGCCTCGGCTACGATGTATGAGACGTTCGCGGTCGGGTGGCCGTTGTCTTGGTTCGACCACTCCTCGACGCGAATCTCGAAGGAATCCGACTGGACGTTCCGAATACGGGTGTGGCCGCGCTTCTCCGTGGCCACGTCTTCGCTATCTTTTTTAGATGAAGTCGACTCCAGCGGCTTCGCGATGACGACCGGGTTCTCGAACGAGCGCGGAAGCCTGACGGTCCGGAAGTCGGTCGTCCCCTCAGGGTTGACCGTGATCGAGTCGTATACGAGGTCTCCTGGTGGCGTGCCGCCGTTTCCGGCCTCATCAGTCGCGGTGACGGTCACCGACTGGGTCTGCTCGCTCGGGTCCGGACCAACGGTGAACGTCGCACTGTACACGTCGTCGGCCGCAGTAGAGTTTGGGCCGTCGTCGCTGAGATTCACTGTCCCCGCATCGAACGCGATCGCGGAGGCAGTGACAGACTGGATCGAGGACACGTCGGTCACAGTGGCGCTCACTTCGATGGTGTCGTTCGTCGTGACGACACTGCCGCCGTCGATTCGTCTGATCGTGACGTTGGTGACGTTGGGTGCGCCGGTGTCGACGGTGAAGCTCACTGTGTCGGTGTCGACGTTCCCGCTGTTGTCTTCGATGTAGACGGTCGCAGTGTGCGACCCATCGACGAGTCCCGACAACGTCACATTCAGCGTCTGGGTGCCGTTGGCGTCAGTCGCCGTCTGATTGGGGCCGCCGTCGACGCTGTATATCCAGTTGCCCGATTCATTGGCGCTGACGTTGAGCGAAGCGTTGCTCGTGGTGAGCGTCGCACCTCCCGCTGGCTGATCGATACTCACGTTCGGCGCGGTTGTGTCTGGTTGGTGAGATGATTCGACGATCGAGACGTTATCGATAACCATACCCGCTCTGCCGCTTGTGGGAGTTATCTGCGTAAATTTTAGTGTTTCAGTTGTGTTACCGGCTGTGAAATTGTGAGTCGCCAGTGTCCAGTCCATTGAGCTATTCGCTGTTTCCGTTATGTTGAGATCAGCAATCTCCACTCTAGCTTCATGCTTTCCTGTATATTCCGTGTTGTTCTTATAATAGTACGTAAGCTCGTAGTGTTTCTCAGCTTCTAACTCAGTCACATCCTGTTCAATAGCTCCGGGTTCGCCGCCTGAGAGATCGATCGAAACGGAACCATCCTGTGGTGGCCAAAAATTTCCTACTTGATCAACTTCGCCCGACGACACGCGCCAGCCATCAATTGTAGTCGACCCCGCGTCGAGTTTGTTATTTGTCTCATCCGAACCAAAGTTGTTTGAAGAGTTCTCAAAACTCCCATTCTGAACCAGGTTCGGTTGCTGTGCAGACACCGACTCAATGAAAGCTACTCCCGAAATAAGCACACTTAATGCGACAACAACCGCGAAAATTGGTTTTGCCGTCTGACTCATTCTGCCCTCAACCTAGGTGGTAGTGTTGTCCGCGAAAGAGAGAGATTATGATCGATAAATGATACTTCATGTGAGACCTGCTCTGTGAATCCGTTTATGATATCCTTCACACAAGAGCCGCTAGCAATATCTCTGAGTTCACAATATTTGATGGGTAAAAACCCACGACAGTTTGAAACGTAGTTACTGAAAGAGTCAATCGCGCTGCTGGTGAGTGTCTTTTGAGTGATACATGACGAATAGATTATACCAGTATCGAGGGTGAGAGGTCGTGCTAAGGGAGCCCCGCTTATCTGGGTAGACGTGACTGACAAGAGGTCAACCGGCGTGATACTATTGAGCGGAACACTGCAGTCCATTGCTTCGTATACGCAATCAAATACCTAGTAATCATTTAGGGCTGGGTGGCCATATGCCCATCCTATCATATGTATTACACTTTAATTGTAGATATTCAACTAAGATCGGGTTTTAGTATCAATATCTGCCATTTATATAGATATTATTAATTGATACTGTCTTTTTCACGCAGGATTTTCTGTGGCGGCAGTTTTAGATAAATTAGCCCAATGATAGCGCTCAATCGGAAACTGACTCAACACTCTCCACATTACCGTCCTGCGTTTCGGTTGATTGTGTTATGAAGCGTGCTCATAATATAGTCGGCAGTCAGCTCATCCTGTGGGCAACTCAGGTTCAACAATCTATTATCACACAACTGTAGCAGCACCCCAGCGCGTTATTATTCAACTGAGTGATTACCCCCTATTTGACCTATTCAACCGTTCGCTGATTAACCTCTGAAATAAAGTCACGCATAAACTCTGACACTGTATTCCCCATCACGTAGATAGGATACTCATCAGCAAGACATACATTAAGAACATCTTCCGGAGCTGCTGATTCGGGATGATGGACGAACTCGCAATCCACACGTCGCTCTAACAGCCTCGCATGTGAACCTGCAACATGAATCTGACCAATAAGCTCGTGTTTAGTGAGCCAGTTAAGATAATGCACGAAAGATGTCGTTCGACCAGCGCGGTCACGACGCGTGTAAATAAATGGTGTGATTGTGTCAGTGCTACTGTCAGTATCGCCATAGCGTTCGACAAGAAACTGTCTCAATAGCTCTGTAGATTCGATATCGTTCATCATTGCCCCATTTGCAATTATCCCTCCATCTTCGAGTCGCTGCCATCCCCATTCGGCGTGCAGGCGATTGATATAAGACTCAATTTTCGCTGGTGGTAGCGGATCGAGATCAAGTGCACGGAGCGTTTCATCAACAATAAATGCCGATCGTGCGCCGAATACATCCTTATGCGGGTACTCTGGGCGCGGCGTGGCAACGAGAAATTCATTATTCGTCTTCTCGAACTCTTCTCGCAGATACTGGTTGATAGCCTCATTTCGGTCACCGCTGATTACACAAGCGCCTGCGGGGACAGTCCGAGTAAATACCCGAGCAATATCAGTGAGGTCAGTGCCTAGTGTTGATTGATGATCACGGCGGATATTAATTATCAGAACAACCTGGGGTTTGAACAACTCATTCGCGAGCCGTGTCGTATGTTCTCGAATACCCTGATTTTCGGCAATAATAGCGTCAACAGGTGAATATTTTCGAAGTTCGCGCTCATTTTCATATAGACGCGTTGATCCACTTCGAGGAATCTTATATTGATTGAGATTTCGATATGAAAGCGGGTGATTGCCAGTAACTTTCGCATATGTTTCGAAGCCACGCGAGACAAGTGCCTGATTAAGCCACCGAACGACCGTTGATTTTCCACGTACACCAGAAACAGTCACGCGGTATGGTGTTTGCTCAACTCGCTCAGAGTGTGAACGCCCACGACCAATGACATGCTGCATAGTCTTTGCAGAATTGGAGATTGTCTCTTGAAATCGAGAGAGAATACCGTGTTGATCGCTCATATCTATTTATCCTCTTGATTATCAGCAGTTAGCGATGACTCATAAGATCCAATTCCATCAACTGAACTGCGAGCGAAAGCCGACTCGCTGGCGAATGCCGTCGCATCAGGAATTGATTGTTCAAGACGGTACATCTCAATTACTGCGAGTGCAACAATCATGATGCCAACAAAGATGTAGAAGACAAGATTGTCATGAAGTAGACCAGTAACTGGGATATCAATAAGGAAAAATAAGAGGGTATAACTGATCACGAACAATCCAGCATCAATCCGAATATGTGCAAGACGGGTTTTCCGTGACACCCGATTAAGATTATACGCACCAATCCCAACGAATATACCAGTGAAGAAGAGCGAAACCCCGGGAATGAGGACTAACTGAGAGAAGAAAACTCCGAATATAAGACTGTAGATGGTGCCGAGGAGAATCGATACTGTGAGCAGAACCCGCCCATAAAAAAGTGTCATATATTGAATGTAAGTAATAAAGTAATAGATAATAGTTGCACCAAGAGTATAAAAAATAACGACAGAAGAAGACTGTACGGTGAATAACCCTAACGTGGGAATGATAACTATTCCAACGAGGCGGTGATCGTATCGCTGTCGAAATCCCTCATAGATAAATATACTAATAGGAAGAATGATAAGAACAATCCAACCTGGAATAACTCTTGAGTGTGGGCTCCCGTGCGGTCTGAGCTCAATCCAAGCGGTGATATCACTTATCTGTAATGTGAGAAAAGGGGGCGTCTGGGTCACAAAAGTTGGGAAGAGCCAGAGTAAGAGTACCCCGACTGCTATGAGCGCGAGATAGCCACATCCAATGATGAGGAGTTCTGCACGGCGGTTTCCAGAACTTACTCGCATAAGATTGAACGCTGTGATTCCCGGAAAGATACTGGTGATTGCCTCAGCAGTTTCAAAAGAGAGCTGATTCGGAAACACCTGCGAAAGAACAAATCCGGTCAATATTGTTGCGATTACACCAGTGCTAACGGCAGATAAAAACAGCCGACGACCATAATTAAGAGTATACTCTTGAAGTACCCACAATGAGATCCAAGCGGCTACCGTGCCAATAATAAATATCACCGGGGTGAAAAACTCACGAAGCGTATATATCGCGAGTATCGGGAGAACCATCACACCACCTAACCGGTAGCTCTTGAGCTGCGCAGCAAGAGCACCCAGCGTCAACCCAATAATCATAATGATACTGACAACAATCAATAGTAGATACTTTCTCCATCATTCACATTTATGTGCAAGATAATAAATTCATTCTTAATCTCATATTAATATCAAAACATAAAATGTAAAATTAATGCTAGCAGCAGTTATTTTATTACGTCAGTTGGTATTGATACAATACACTCAGTATTCAACCTGATTTCATCTCATTCATCAGGGAGCGAATCCTTCATAGATGTGCAGAGTGCCCGTTTCTTCTGGGTTCACATACACGTACTCGTCCATTCTGCAAAGAAGCTCAATTTCTTTCCTCAATCAAAATCACGGCGTCTACGTCTATGCAATAAGTTCGATATCTTACTCACATCGCTTATGTGTCATGTTCATTCACACTACATGCGTCTCACATATCGTGTATTAATTATAAATCATTTAACTTTCGTCAACAGAACCAAATACTTTCGCAAACGTTAGCATTATACCTCAGGTGCTCGTGATGCAATTAGTGACAAAAATCAGTGGATTCTCAGTTATACTCATCACGGTGGGTATCGCTGCAGCGAGTAATCTTATTAATAAAAAATCAATTATCGACGTTGCAATCGTCATGAGAATTGCGTACAATCTAACTGAATCCAGAGGTCAGAGATAATGACTCTTCAGTTTCCACTGGTAGCATATTTTAGCATATTACTGACTGTAGGGTTACTCTGTACGGGATACGCGCTTCTTCGGAGGTGCCGTCAATCAGGCGATTACTTGACATTTCGATTTGTCGGCATAATCATTGGAGTATCGCTCTGGTGGTTAGTCATGTCGACAGTAAAATTCACAGCGACAAGTCTTGAATTGAAAATTCTATCTTACCGACTCTCGATGGCAGCGTGGATTGGGCTTCCAATCTCAACATGTATTTTTTCTTTTATCGGAATATATCATCGCGATGCGTCCAGCACCCAACTACACCGTGGCGTCATTGCATTTCTCGCTGGACTTCTCGCTTTCATTATGCTGATTCCACAGTCAGCCCTGTTTACGACACCACATCTCTTATCAGTTGGTGAGTTTGTCACGCTTGAACATGGAGTTAGTGTCACAACGGCCGTCATTACCGGTATTGCATGGACAATAACTCTTTTTGGAATTGCGATTGCTCTCTCCCGTGTAGTTCATAAAAAATATGTCCCTCCGGTTGTCGCACTTGCTGCTGTAATCCCATCGTTACCAGGGATAATAGGCGTGCTCAAACTGTTCGAAATATACCCTGCTGGAGGGGCTGGATTCAATCTAGCCCCTCATCTCGCCGGTCTCGCTACTATCCTTTTTGCTGCTGTGACGCATCGAAAAGGGCTCACGACGATTATTTTGGACTCGCGACACGCCGCCATTGAGAATGCGACTGAGGGATATGTGCTTGCTGATGAGACTGAGATAATTCGTGATATGAATACGGAAGCGAAACGATTGGTCGATGCCACGGTTGGCGACCAACTTCCCTCATGGCTTGCCGAGTCATCCGCTGAAACCGCCGAAGGTGTGAATCGTACCACTCCAACGGGAAAGGAGATTGATCTGCAACAACACACGGTCGGCAGCCATAGAGCCACAAACAAAGTGTTTCTTCTCCGTGATCGAACCGAACAATTGACCCGGATGCGCAAACTTGAATCTCGTGACCGTCTGATTGCTGACCTCCCAGTCGGCGTTTTTCGAATTCAACGTGGGACATCACCACGTTTCGTATATATGAATCAAGCGTTTGCTGAGTTATTTAATATCAGCGACGTGGATCAAATTGACAAGCACGCGGTATCAGATGTATTCGGAGCGCAGCAACCACAACTGATCGGTAATCAATCGAATTACTCAACTCCAGAGAACCCAGAGACAACTGAACAGTTATTTTCGCCACCGGGCACCGATTCGTTTTGGGGGCTTGTCTCCACGTATCCCTCGTCGACTCAGGATCCTGATATGATTGAGGGTGTCATTGTTGATATCACTGCTGAAAAACAAGCGGAGGCTCTCCTTACAGAGGAACTTGATAATATATCGCATGACCTAGAGTTAACTGAGCAACTCTGGGAACTCTCAGTTCGTCTTGAGGGGTTCGACGCCTTCGCTCAGGAGGCACTTTCATTACTAACCGATATTGATACTATTGAGTGCGCTGAAGTTGTTCGGTCAGGACGGGTATGCTGCGGTGAACCGGAGACTATTGTTGCAAATGGGACCACCCATATTCCGGATACAGCAGTGTCGAACGCGATAGAACACGCATATACTGAGGAGAACAAGCGTACTGAGACACTTACTATAGATGATGAGAGATATACGCTCATTACGACGCCGATCATGACAGAACACGTTGCTGACTCCGCCCTCATGATATTGAGTGCGTCGCCACCAGATGATCGCGTTGAGCATCTGGTGACAGACACCGCTGAAGCATTGGCGTATAAACGTGCAGTCAATTACCGCGAGAAGTATACTGATGAGGATAAAATGACCGAACTCCGCATTGCTAATACAGATACGGACAAACCACATCCACTGAGCCAACTTCTCACTACTGCCGACGTGGATGTTGATATAGAATCATCGCCGCTTACGTTCACTAATGTACGCGCTGAGGGTCAGATAACATGGTATCTCTTACGGGCGGATCAAGCGGTATGTAACGCAGTGACTGCAGCAGCAACGGCACACGACTCAATCAAAGCAACGACACCGATATCGATAAACGATGATGAGAATCAATCTCGGTGTCAAATCGGCATTGAGACGGGTGATATTCATCGTTCTCTCAATACCGAGGGGGTCACAGTGGTTACTATCTCTGCTAATGCGCGTGGAACAGAATTTCTCTTACACCTTCCAACTGATCTCAAGGTTGCGGACATCATTGACATCTTCCGAACACGGTTTCCAGCAATGCATCTCCGGTCACGACAAACAATTGAGCGTGAGTCAGTGGACACGCAGGTATTCACCGAATTAGATGAATATCAGCGACAGGCTATGGAGGCTGCAACACGAATGGGATTTTTCTCACGCCCACAAGGTGCAACAGCGGGGGATGTCGCAAACACATTAGATATCGGTCGAACAACATTCACACGTCGTCTTAAAAATGCGCAGACAACAGTATTCAATAAGCTGCTTGATTCACAGACTGATACTGAACCGGCGGATGACTGAGCAGTTGATACTCTCAGATACGCCCGTCACGCGACACTG from Haloquadratum walsbyi C23 harbors:
- a CDS encoding poly-gamma-glutamate biosynthesis protein PgsC/CapC, which encodes MIIGLTLGALAAQLKSYRLGGVMVLPILAIYTLREFFTPVIFIIGTVAAWISLWVLQEYTLNYGRRLFLSAVSTGVIATILTGFVLSQVFPNQLSFETAEAITSIFPGITAFNLMRVSSGNRRAELLIIGCGYLALIAVGVLLLWLFPTFVTQTPPFLTLQISDITAWIELRPHGSPHSRVIPGWIVLIILPISIFIYEGFRQRYDHRLVGIVIIPTLGLFTVQSSSVVIFYTLGATIIYYFITYIQYMTLFYGRVLLTVSILLGTIYSLIFGVFFSQLVLIPGVSLFFTGIFVGIGAYNLNRVSRKTRLAHIRIDAGLFVISYTLLFFLIDIPVTGLLHDNLVFYIFVGIMIVALAVIEMYRLEQSIPDATAFASESAFARSSVDGIGSYESSLTADNQEDK
- a CDS encoding bacterio-opsin activator domain-containing protein, translated to MSTVKFTATSLELKILSYRLSMAAWIGLPISTCIFSFIGIYHRDASSTQLHRGVIAFLAGLLAFIMLIPQSALFTTPHLLSVGEFVTLEHGVSVTTAVITGIAWTITLFGIAIALSRVVHKKYVPPVVALAAVIPSLPGIIGVLKLFEIYPAGGAGFNLAPHLAGLATILFAAVTHRKGLTTIILDSRHAAIENATEGYVLADETEIIRDMNTEAKRLVDATVGDQLPSWLAESSAETAEGVNRTTPTGKEIDLQQHTVGSHRATNKVFLLRDRTEQLTRMRKLESRDRLIADLPVGVFRIQRGTSPRFVYMNQAFAELFNISDVDQIDKHAVSDVFGAQQPQLIGNQSNYSTPENPETTEQLFSPPGTDSFWGLVSTYPSSTQDPDMIEGVIVDITAEKQAEALLTEELDNISHDLELTEQLWELSVRLEGFDAFAQEALSLLTDIDTIECAEVVRSGRVCCGEPETIVANGTTHIPDTAVSNAIEHAYTEENKRTETLTIDDERYTLITTPIMTEHVADSALMILSASPPDDRVEHLVTDTAEALAYKRAVNYREKYTDEDKMTELRIANTDTDKPHPLSQLLTTADVDVDIESSPLTFTNVRAEGQITWYLLRADQAVCNAVTAAATAHDSIKATTPISINDDENQSRCQIGIETGDIHRSLNTEGVTVVTISANARGTEFLLHLPTDLKVADIIDIFRTRFPAMHLRSRQTIERESVDTQVFTELDEYQRQAMEAATRMGFFSRPQGATAGDVANTLDIGRTTFTRRLKNAQTTVFNKLLDSQTDTEPADD